In Rhodobacter sp. 24-YEA-8, the following are encoded in one genomic region:
- a CDS encoding LptA/OstA family protein: MTPIARLLLSPLTLILALAVSPVFVQPVLAQGATISFGPMTQDTSLPVEIKADTLSVNNADGSAVFSGNVLVGQGEMRLTAAEVRVEYAADSRAIRRLRATGGVTIASAQDAAESREAVYEIDSGLVVMTGDVLLTQGASALSGQKLTIRMKSGTGLMEGGVSTTFLPGAN; this comes from the coding sequence ATGACACCGATTGCCCGCCTTTTGCTTTCGCCGCTGACGCTCATTCTGGCGCTGGCCGTATCGCCCGTCTTTGTGCAGCCCGTTTTGGCGCAGGGAGCGACGATCTCCTTCGGCCCGATGACCCAGGACACCAGCCTGCCGGTCGAGATCAAGGCCGATACGCTTTCGGTGAACAATGCCGATGGGTCGGCGGTGTTTTCCGGCAATGTGCTTGTGGGCCAGGGCGAAATGCGCCTGACTGCGGCCGAGGTGCGGGTCGAATATGCCGCCGACAGCCGGGCGATCAGGCGCCTGCGCGCCACCGGCGGTGTGACTATTGCCAGCGCGCAGGATGCCGCCGAATCACGCGAAGCGGTCTATGAGATCGACAGCGGCCTTGTCGTCATGACCGGTGATGTGCTGCTGACCCAGGGCGCCAGCGCCCTTTCCGGGCAAAAACTGACGATACGGATGAAATCCGGCACCGGCCTGATGGAGGGCGGCGTTTCGACCACCTTCCTGCCCGGAGCCAACTGA
- a CDS encoding ribonuclease D → MAIHLHQNDLPDGLDLGAVVAIDTETMGLDPRRDRLCVVQLSDGKGDAHLVQIARGQTSAPNLERLLTDPAVLKLFHFGRFDIAAMKRAFGVTTAPVWCTKIASKLIRTYTDRHGLKYLLADLVGVDVSKQQQTSDWGSEQLTEAQKEYAASDVLYLHRLKAALEEKLIREDRLALAEKLFAFLPVRAEMDLLGWDDLNDIFHH, encoded by the coding sequence TTGGCTATTCATCTGCATCAGAACGACCTGCCCGACGGGCTCGACCTTGGCGCGGTCGTCGCTATCGACACCGAAACCATGGGGCTTGATCCGCGCCGCGACCGGCTGTGCGTGGTGCAGCTTTCGGATGGCAAGGGGGACGCGCATCTGGTGCAGATCGCGCGCGGCCAGACTTCGGCCCCCAATCTGGAACGGTTGCTGACCGATCCGGCGGTGCTCAAGCTCTTTCATTTTGGCCGGTTCGACATTGCCGCCATGAAGCGCGCTTTTGGCGTCACCACCGCGCCGGTCTGGTGCACCAAGATCGCCTCCAAGCTGATCCGCACCTATACCGACCGGCACGGGCTGAAATACCTGCTTGCCGATCTGGTTGGTGTCGATGTGTCGAAACAACAGCAGACCTCGGACTGGGGCTCGGAGCAGCTGACCGAGGCGCAAAAGGAATATGCGGCGTCGGATGTGCTTTACCTGCACCGGTTGAAAGCAGCGCTGGAAGAGAAGCTGATCCGCGAGGACCGTCTGGCGCTGGCGGAAAAGCTCTTTGCCTTCCTGCCGGTGCGGGCTGAAATGGATCTGCTGGGCTGGGATGATCTGAATGACATCTTCCATCATTGA
- a CDS encoding glycosyltransferase family 2 protein, translating into MSLTGSYRLRLRRKRLIGRAMLRGRELRPIALRTDAVRGGAVLLFCTLRNERVRLPWFLSYYRDLGVSHFFFVDNDSDDGSRDYLASQPDVSLWTTKASYKNSRFGMDWITALLRRYGHGHWCLTVDVDEFLIYPFCETRPLRALTDWLDTSGIRAFSAMLLDMYPKGPVQDQPYREGQNPFEIAEWFDSGNYTISRNWGYGNLWIQGGPRARTFFAGNPRAAPALNKVPLVRWHKSYAYISSTHMLLPRGLNLAFDEWGGEKASGCLLHAKFLDTFAAKAQEEMARGEHYADSREYKAYLEGLKDQPDFWCKWSEKYINWRQLEILGLMSKGNWA; encoded by the coding sequence ATGAGCCTGACCGGATCCTACCGTCTGCGCCTGCGCCGCAAGCGGCTGATCGGCCGCGCGATGTTGCGAGGCCGCGAGCTGCGCCCGATCGCGCTGCGCACGGATGCGGTCCGCGGCGGTGCCGTCCTGCTTTTCTGCACGCTGAGAAACGAGCGGGTCCGTCTGCCCTGGTTTCTGAGCTACTACCGCGATCTCGGCGTCAGCCATTTCTTTTTCGTGGATAATGACAGCGACGATGGCAGCCGCGACTATCTCGCGAGCCAGCCGGATGTCTCGCTCTGGACCACGAAGGCAAGCTATAAGAACAGCCGTTTCGGCATGGACTGGATCACCGCGCTGCTGCGGCGCTACGGTCATGGCCACTGGTGTCTGACCGTCGATGTCGATGAATTCCTGATCTACCCGTTTTGCGAGACGCGGCCTCTGCGCGCGCTGACCGACTGGCTCGACACCAGCGGTATCCGCGCCTTTTCGGCGATGCTGCTGGATATGTATCCCAAAGGCCCGGTCCAGGATCAGCCCTACCGCGAGGGCCAGAACCCGTTCGAGATCGCGGAATGGTTCGATTCCGGCAATTATACGATCAGCCGCAACTGGGGCTATGGCAATCTCTGGATCCAGGGCGGCCCGCGGGCGCGCACCTTCTTTGCCGGCAATCCGCGCGCTGCACCCGCGCTGAACAAGGTGCCGCTGGTGCGCTGGCACAAAAGCTATGCCTATATCAGCTCGACCCATATGCTGCTGCCGCGCGGGCTGAACCTCGCTTTTGACGAATGGGGAGGGGAAAAGGCCTCCGGCTGCCTTCTTCACGCCAAGTTCCTGGATACATTTGCAGCCAAGGCGCAGGAAGAGATGGCGCGCGGCGAACATTATGCCGACAGTCGTGAATACAAGGCCTATCTGGAGGGGCTGAAGGATCAGCCCGATTTCTGGTGCAAATGGAGCGAGAAATACATCAACTGGCGCCAGCTGGAGATTCTGGGCCTCATGTCCAAGGGGAACTGGGCATGA
- a CDS encoding SIS domain-containing protein: protein MTSSIIDPGIIDPAALLATGQRVIRREAGALDTLATSLGQSFTDAVALILKARGRVVVSGMGKSGHIGKKLAATFASTGTPAQFVHPAEASHGDLGMIAEGDVLLMLSNSGETPELADMLAHARRFGIPLIGIAGREGSTLLREADVAILLPTVPEACETGIVPTTSTTMTLALGDALAIALMEHRRFTPEHFRTFHPGGKLGARLLRVRDLMHRDPPLIAPDTPMSDALISMTRAGFGVVGVAGADRHLQGIITDGDLRRHMDGLLSLSAGEVMTARPLTIAPETLAVEALGLMNERKITCLMVTDPTGLAEGTLHIHDCLRAGVA from the coding sequence ATGACATCTTCCATCATTGATCCGGGCATCATTGATCCGGCCGCCCTGCTGGCCACCGGCCAGCGGGTGATCCGGCGCGAGGCCGGAGCGCTTGACACTCTGGCCACGTCGCTTGGCCAGAGCTTTACTGATGCGGTCGCGCTGATCCTGAAAGCGCGCGGGCGCGTTGTCGTCTCGGGCATGGGGAAATCGGGCCATATCGGCAAGAAGCTGGCGGCGACCTTTGCCTCGACCGGCACGCCGGCACAATTCGTGCATCCGGCCGAGGCCAGCCATGGCGATCTTGGCATGATTGCAGAAGGCGACGTTCTTCTGATGCTGTCGAATTCCGGCGAGACGCCGGAGCTTGCCGATATGCTGGCCCATGCGCGCCGTTTTGGCATTCCGCTGATCGGCATTGCGGGCCGCGAGGGTTCGACGCTGCTGCGCGAGGCCGATGTGGCGATCCTGTTGCCCACTGTGCCTGAGGCCTGTGAGACCGGCATCGTTCCGACCACCTCGACCACGATGACGCTGGCACTTGGCGATGCGCTGGCGATTGCGCTGATGGAACACCGCCGGTTCACCCCCGAACATTTCCGCACCTTTCACCCGGGCGGCAAGCTGGGGGCGCGCCTGCTCAGGGTGCGTGATCTGATGCATCGCGACCCGCCGCTGATCGCGCCCGACACGCCGATGTCTGACGCGCTGATTTCCATGACCCGCGCCGGCTTTGGCGTGGTCGGCGTGGCCGGTGCCGACCGGCATCTGCAGGGCATCATCACCGATGGCGACCTTCGGCGGCATATGGACGGGCTTTTGAGCCTCAGCGCCGGTGAGGTGATGACCGCCCGCCCGCTGACCATCGCGCCCGAAACCCTGGCGGTCGAGGCGCTTGGCCTGATGAATGAGCGCAAAATCACCTGTCTGATGGTGACCGACCCGACCGGGCTGGCAGAAGGGACCCTGCATATCCATGATTGCCTGCGCGCAGGCGTGGCCTGA
- the lptB gene encoding LPS export ABC transporter ATP-binding protein: MVLADNVQPPAARTATESAGLQIRNLRKSYKKRPVIRDVTMDLRRGEVVALLGPNGSGKTTCFYSIAGLVTPEGGQVLIDGRDVTPLPMYRRARLGIGYLPQEVSIFRGLSVEDNILAVLEIAHADRHKRRERLEELLSEFSITHLRQAPALALSGGERRRVEIARCLAADPKYLLLDEPFAGVDPIAVNEIRHLVQDLKSRGIGVLITDHNVRETLGIVDRAYILHDGKVLMSGTTDEIIRDETVRRVYLGENFRMA, from the coding sequence ATGGTTCTTGCCGATAATGTGCAGCCGCCGGCCGCCCGGACCGCGACCGAATCCGCCGGGCTGCAGATCCGCAACCTCAGGAAAAGCTACAAGAAACGCCCGGTTATCCGTGATGTGACCATGGATCTGCGGCGGGGCGAAGTGGTGGCGCTTCTGGGCCCCAATGGCTCGGGCAAGACCACGTGTTTCTATTCCATCGCCGGCCTTGTGACGCCCGAGGGCGGCCAGGTGCTGATTGACGGGCGTGATGTGACGCCTTTGCCGATGTATCGCCGCGCGCGGCTTGGCATCGGCTATCTGCCGCAGGAGGTCTCAATCTTTCGCGGCCTTTCGGTCGAGGACAATATCCTCGCCGTCCTGGAAATCGCCCATGCCGACCGCCACAAACGGCGCGAGCGGCTCGAAGAGCTGCTGTCGGAATTCTCGATCACCCATCTGCGCCAGGCTCCGGCACTGGCATTGTCGGGCGGCGAGCGCCGGCGTGTCGAGATCGCGCGCTGCCTTGCCGCCGATCCGAAATATCTCCTGCTTGATGAACCCTTCGCCGGGGTCGATCCGATTGCGGTGAATGAAATCCGGCATCTGGTCCAGGACCTGAAATCGCGCGGCATCGGCGTGCTGATCACCGACCATAACGTGCGTGAAACGCTGGGCATCGTCGACCGCGCCTATATCCTGCATGACGGCAAAGTGCTGATGTCGGGAACCACGGATGAAATCATCCGCGACGAGACCGTCCGCCGCGTCTATCTGGGCGAAAATTTTCGTATGGCCTGA
- the lptC gene encoding LPS export ABC transporter periplasmic protein LptC: MPRLDRHSRLVGWLKVALPLSALALLSTLFLLADRIDPTAAIRYAEVDVEDLVRDPRMTAPTYAGTTSDGSAITMTASAARPANGTRTAGASDVVVRLDMPGGGSTDIRAKDAELDTGTDQLRLSGGVTIDTSSGFHIVTERLTTALDRSGAASDSAVTASGPQVTIDADNFTLTQQSDTGAASPYLLVFSGSVKLVYEPGAPGRETDTP; this comes from the coding sequence ATGCCAAGGCTCGACCGACATTCCCGGCTGGTCGGCTGGCTGAAAGTGGCGCTGCCGCTTTCGGCGCTGGCGCTCTTGTCGACGCTGTTCCTGCTGGCCGACCGCATCGATCCGACCGCCGCGATCCGCTATGCCGAAGTTGATGTCGAAGATCTCGTGCGCGACCCCCGGATGACTGCGCCGACCTATGCCGGCACCACCTCGGATGGCAGCGCCATCACCATGACCGCCAGCGCGGCGCGACCCGCCAATGGCACCCGCACCGCCGGGGCCAGCGATGTGGTGGTGCGCCTTGATATGCCGGGCGGCGGCAGCACCGATATCCGTGCCAAAGACGCCGAACTCGACACCGGCACCGATCAGCTGCGGCTTTCGGGCGGGGTCACGATCGACACATCCTCGGGCTTTCATATCGTTACCGAGCGGCTGACAACCGCGCTTGACCGGTCCGGCGCCGCAAGCGACAGCGCGGTCACCGCGAGCGGCCCGCAGGTCACCATTGACGCCGACAACTTCACCCTGACACAGCAAAGTGACACCGGGGCTGCCTCCCCCTATCTTCTGGTTTTCTCAGGCTCGGTAAAGCTGGTATATGAGCCAGGCGCACCAGGACGCGAAACGGATACGCCATGA
- a CDS encoding PTS sugar transporter subunit IIA: protein MELSSLLVPSAVRVVGQFTSKKRLFQELGDIAQSAWGIPADPAVDGLQERETLGPTGVGHGIALPHARIEELDRIAGIFIRLEKPLDYDSVDRQPVDLIFCLLAPKDSGVDHLKALALVSRTMRDQGVVSKLRSNTDPAKLHAILVEARSTQEA from the coding sequence ATGGAACTTTCCAGTCTTCTCGTCCCCTCTGCCGTCCGCGTGGTCGGCCAGTTCACTTCGAAGAAACGCCTCTTCCAGGAGTTGGGGGATATCGCGCAATCGGCCTGGGGCATCCCGGCCGATCCCGCAGTAGACGGGTTGCAGGAACGTGAGACGCTGGGTCCGACCGGCGTGGGGCATGGCATCGCCCTGCCCCATGCCCGGATCGAAGAACTCGACCGTATCGCCGGTATTTTCATCCGGCTGGAAAAGCCGCTGGATTATGATTCAGTCGACCGCCAGCCGGTCGATCTGATCTTCTGTCTGCTGGCGCCAAAGGATTCCGGCGTCGACCACCTGAAAGCACTGGCCCTGGTCAGCCGCACCATGCGCGACCAGGGCGTGGTCTCGAAACTGCGCTCCAATACCGATCCCGCAAAGCTGCATGCGATCCTCGTAGAGGCCCGCAGCACTCAGGAAGCGTAA
- a CDS encoding sulfotransferase family 2 domain-containing protein, whose product MSDTAAAVPRFTSFVMLAEMRTGSNFLEANLNALDGVTCLGEMFNPRFIGGSKRQEGFGYDMEAREKDPLGLLHAMRDQTPGLSGFRYFHDHDQRILPAVMEDPACAKIILTRNPLESYISWQIARATEQWRLTNVKNLKTARAEFDPAGFEAHLENVQDFQIRLMHMLQVSGQTAFYIDYEDIQDLDVLNGLAAWLGVSARLEAVDASLVKQNPGALSDKVTNPQVMEEALSRLDRFNLARTPNFEPRRSAAVPSYIASDQGRLLYMPVKGGPVAEVTAWLAALGDVTGEFTRKSLRDWELAHPGNLSFTVLRHPLLRAHTAFTDLIVSGRLKEHRNALVRAHHAELPPRGQDFADTDSHRAAFLAFLRYAKLSLSGQTSQRVDPHWASQTAILQGFAAIRSPDLVIREERLSAGLAHLGAELGFRSPPVAIAPEPTGALENIWCEELETAAQDAWPRDYSAFGFGRWKV is encoded by the coding sequence ATGTCTGACACAGCAGCGGCGGTGCCGCGCTTTACCTCATTCGTCATGCTGGCCGAAATGCGGACCGGCTCGAATTTCCTCGAGGCCAATCTGAACGCGCTCGACGGCGTCACCTGCCTCGGCGAGATGTTCAACCCGCGCTTCATCGGCGGCTCAAAGCGGCAAGAGGGCTTTGGCTATGATATGGAGGCGCGCGAGAAAGATCCGCTGGGCCTGTTGCATGCCATGCGTGACCAGACCCCGGGGCTTTCGGGCTTTCGCTATTTCCACGATCACGACCAGCGCATCCTGCCCGCCGTGATGGAAGATCCGGCCTGCGCCAAGATCATCCTGACCCGCAACCCGCTGGAAAGCTACATTTCCTGGCAGATTGCCCGCGCGACCGAGCAATGGCGGCTGACCAATGTGAAGAACCTGAAAACCGCCCGTGCCGAATTTGATCCAGCCGGGTTTGAGGCCCATCTGGAAAATGTGCAGGATTTCCAGATCCGGCTGATGCATATGCTGCAGGTTTCGGGTCAGACGGCGTTTTATATCGATTATGAGGATATCCAGGATCTTGATGTCCTGAACGGTCTGGCGGCCTGGCTGGGCGTCAGCGCCCGGCTTGAGGCGGTTGACGCATCGCTGGTCAAACAAAATCCCGGCGCGCTGTCCGACAAGGTGACCAATCCGCAGGTGATGGAAGAGGCACTGTCGCGGCTGGACCGTTTCAACCTCGCGCGGACGCCGAATTTCGAACCCCGCCGCAGCGCAGCCGTCCCGTCTTACATCGCGTCTGACCAGGGCCGCCTGCTTTACATGCCGGTCAAGGGCGGGCCGGTTGCCGAAGTGACGGCCTGGCTTGCGGCACTTGGCGATGTGACAGGTGAATTCACCCGCAAATCACTGCGCGACTGGGAATTGGCGCATCCCGGAAATCTCAGCTTTACGGTGCTGCGCCATCCGCTGCTGCGCGCCCATACCGCTTTTACCGACCTTATCGTCTCGGGCCGTCTGAAAGAACACCGCAATGCGCTGGTCCGTGCCCATCATGCCGAACTGCCGCCCAGGGGCCAGGATTTCGCCGATACTGACAGCCACCGCGCGGCCTTCCTGGCGTTTCTGCGTTATGCGAAACTCTCGCTGAGCGGCCAGACCAGCCAGCGCGTCGATCCGCACTGGGCGAGCCAGACCGCTATTTTGCAGGGCTTTGCCGCTATTCGCAGCCCCGATCTGGTGATCCGCGAAGAGCGGCTCTCTGCCGGCCTCGCGCATCTCGGGGCGGAACTAGGGTTCAGATCGCCCCCCGTTGCCATCGCCCCCGAACCCACAGGTGCACTCGAAAACATCTGGTGCGAAGAGCTGGAAACCGCCGCGCAAGACGCCTGGCCAAGGGATTATTCCGCATTTGGCTTCGGCCGCTGGAAGGTCTGA
- a CDS encoding beta-1,6-N-acetylglucosaminyltransferase: MLCHTALHRAAQVARYWAERGCPVVIHVDRSTPDTKFDFLRDALKDLENIRFSPRHICEWGTWGIVAATQEASELMLKDFPEVRHVCLVSGSCLPLRPIEELRDYLDARPRTDFIESVTTADVGWTVGGLNAERFTLRFPFSWRKNRWLFDTYVELQRRLKVRRRMPLNLVPHLGSQWWCLTRQTLSAILESPDRASYDTYFRRVWIPDESYFQSLVRLFSTSVESRSLTLSKFDFQGKPHVFYDDHLQLLRRSDCFIARKIWPQANRLYNTFLHPDAASQPRAEPNPGKIDRLFAKAVERRTMGRAGLYMQSRFPNREQSNGRTAAAYSVFEGFSELFEDFDTWLSRVSGTRVHGHLFAPEGVEFAGGEVIYNGSLSNSARLRDYNPRSFLTSLIWNTRGERQCFQFSPRDSQKIIPFIAGDPHAQISVVSGAFSVPLFHSNLNFSEIRAEAARLQRIEAELLTLLRAPDVKARVRVWNLAEFVENPMEPLQMIVDEISPRSLRRLTEVPRLRDLTGFGRFLQNLRNQGMKPELMGDFPAGGEIPGPGNRRPRPYLVK; this comes from the coding sequence ATGCTCTGCCATACCGCGCTGCACCGCGCGGCCCAGGTGGCGCGCTACTGGGCGGAACGCGGCTGCCCGGTGGTGATCCATGTCGACCGCTCGACCCCGGATACCAAATTCGACTTCCTGCGCGATGCGCTTAAAGATCTGGAGAACATCCGCTTTTCGCCGCGCCATATCTGCGAATGGGGCACCTGGGGGATTGTGGCCGCCACGCAGGAGGCCAGCGAGCTGATGCTGAAGGATTTCCCCGAGGTGCGCCATGTCTGCCTCGTGTCGGGATCCTGCCTGCCGCTGCGCCCGATCGAAGAACTGCGCGACTATCTCGACGCCCGCCCGCGCACCGATTTTATCGAAAGCGTCACCACCGCGGATGTCGGCTGGACGGTCGGCGGCCTGAATGCCGAACGGTTCACGCTGCGCTTTCCGTTCTCCTGGCGCAAGAATCGCTGGCTTTTTGACACCTATGTCGAGCTGCAGCGCCGGCTGAAAGTACGGCGCAGAATGCCGCTGAACCTTGTGCCGCATCTGGGCAGCCAATGGTGGTGCCTGACCCGCCAGACGCTTTCGGCAATCCTGGAAAGCCCCGACCGCGCCAGCTATGACACCTATTTCCGCCGCGTCTGGATCCCGGATGAAAGCTATTTCCAGTCGCTGGTGCGGCTGTTCTCCACCAGCGTCGAAAGCCGCTCGCTGACCCTGTCGAAATTCGATTTCCAGGGCAAACCGCATGTTTTCTATGATGATCACCTGCAGCTCCTGCGCCGCTCGGATTGCTTTATCGCGCGCAAGATCTGGCCACAGGCAAACCGGCTCTATAACACATTCCTGCATCCCGACGCCGCCAGCCAGCCCCGGGCCGAACCCAATCCCGGCAAGATCGACCGGCTTTTCGCCAAAGCGGTCGAGCGCCGCACCATGGGCCGCGCCGGGCTTTACATGCAGTCGCGCTTTCCCAATCGCGAACAGTCAAACGGCCGCACCGCCGCCGCCTATTCGGTGTTTGAGGGCTTTTCCGAACTGTTCGAGGATTTCGACACCTGGCTTTCCCGGGTCTCGGGCACCAGGGTCCATGGCCATCTCTTCGCCCCTGAAGGCGTCGAGTTCGCTGGCGGCGAGGTGATCTATAACGGTTCGCTGAGCAATTCCGCGCGGCTGCGCGACTACAACCCGCGCAGTTTTCTGACCAGCCTGATCTGGAACACCAGGGGCGAACGCCAATGTTTCCAGTTCAGCCCGCGTGACAGCCAGAAGATCATCCCTTTTATCGCCGGCGATCCCCATGCGCAGATTTCGGTCGTCTCCGGCGCGTTCTCGGTTCCCCTGTTCCACTCCAATCTGAATTTCAGCGAGATCAGGGCCGAAGCGGCGCGGCTTCAGCGCATCGAGGCCGAACTGCTGACCCTGTTGCGCGCGCCCGATGTGAAGGCGCGCGTCCGGGTCTGGAACCTCGCGGAATTCGTCGAGAACCCGATGGAGCCGCTGCAGATGATCGTTGATGAAATCAGCCCGCGTTCGCTCCGGCGCCTGACCGAGGTGCCACGCCTCAGGGATCTGACCGGCTTTGGCCGGTTCCTGCAAAACCTGCGCAACCAGGGGATGAAGCCCGAACTGATGGGCGACTTCCCCGCCGGCGGCGAGATCCCCGGCCCCGGCAACCGCCGTCCGCGCCCCTATCTGGTGAAGTGA
- the hpf gene encoding ribosome hibernation-promoting factor, HPF/YfiA family: protein MRYQISGKQIDIGEALTTHVKAEIGELIEKYAQRATDCLVVFSRAAHESVCETTIHLATGLNVSAKGNATEIYAAFESCRERLDKQVRRYKRRLRSHHVDRKGPVEFGAASSYILAPSEEHEDAEPETLAPVVVAEMETKIPSITVGEAVMQMELAGQKMLVFRNEGHGGVNVVYRRDDGNIGWIDPRNSG, encoded by the coding sequence ATGCGCTACCAGATCAGCGGCAAACAAATCGACATCGGTGAGGCCCTGACCACTCATGTCAAAGCCGAAATTGGCGAGTTGATCGAGAAATACGCGCAGCGTGCCACCGATTGCCTGGTGGTCTTCTCGCGCGCGGCGCATGAATCCGTCTGCGAGACGACGATCCACCTGGCCACCGGTCTGAATGTCTCGGCCAAAGGCAATGCAACGGAAATCTATGCCGCTTTCGAGAGCTGCCGCGAACGTCTGGACAAGCAGGTGCGCCGCTACAAGCGCCGGTTGCGCAGTCACCATGTCGATCGCAAGGGGCCAGTTGAATTCGGCGCCGCCTCGTCCTATATCCTCGCCCCATCCGAGGAACACGAGGATGCCGAGCCAGAAACCCTTGCTCCGGTCGTAGTTGCAGAGATGGAGACGAAGATTCCTTCGATCACCGTCGGCGAGGCCGTGATGCAAATGGAGCTGGCTGGGCAGAAAATGCTCGTGTTTCGCAATGAAGGCCATGGGGGCGTGAACGTGGTGTATCGTCGAGACGACGGCAACATCGGCTGGATTGACCCTCGCAACAGCGGGTGA